Proteins from one Romboutsia sp. CE17 genomic window:
- the nifU gene encoding Fe-S cluster assembly scaffold protein NifU, protein MQYSEKVMDHFMNPRNVGQIEDASGIGEVGNAKCGDIMRIYLDIDENQIIQDVKFMTFGCGSAIASSSMATEMVKGKSIHEALEVTNKAVAEALDGLPPVKMHCSVLAEQAIKAALIDYAKKHNIHIPELDGVVIDDDHDHHHDIEEDEE, encoded by the coding sequence ATGCAATATAGTGAAAAAGTTATGGATCACTTCATGAACCCAAGAAATGTTGGACAAATAGAAGATGCAAGTGGTATTGGAGAAGTAGGAAATGCTAAATGTGGAGATATAATGAGAATATATCTTGATATAGATGAAAATCAAATAATACAAGATGTTAAGTTCATGACATTTGGTTGTGGATCAGCTATAGCTAGTTCATCAATGGCAACAGAAATGGTTAAAGGTAAAAGTATACATGAAGCTTTAGAAGTAACTAATAAAGCCGTTGCAGAAGCTTTAGATGGTTTACCACCAGTAAAAATGCACTGTTCAGTACTAGCTGAGCAAGCTATAAAGGCTGCATTAATAGACTATGCTAAGAAACATAATATACACATACCAGAATTAGATGGCGTTGTAATAGATGATGATCATGATCACCACCATGATATAGAAGAAGATGAAGAGTAA
- the nifS gene encoding cysteine desulfurase NifS, translating to MEKRRIYMDYSATTPVKKEVVEAMMPYLTDYFGNASSFHSFGREAKEALDKARAQVASLINANPNEIYFTAGGTESDNWAIEGVAFANRNKGNHIITSKIEHHGVLHPCEYLEKHHGFEVTYLDVDSEGRVDLEQLKNSIKDTTTLITIMFANNEIGTIQPVKEIAEIAKEHNIVFHTDAVQAAGNINIDVKELGVDLMSMSSHKIYGPKGIGALYIKRGTKLHAFVHGGAQERKRRAGTENIPAIVGYGKAAELAKENMDKHIETLTKLRTKLIDGVLERIPHTRVNGSLTDRLPGNVNFGFEFIEGEGILLLLDMLGIGASSGSACTSGSLDPSHVLMAIGLPHEIAHGSLRLSIGDFTTEEDIDYIIENLPKVIERLRSMSPLYESYVREQQLAK from the coding sequence ATGGAAAAAAGAAGAATATATATGGATTATTCTGCAACTACTCCAGTTAAGAAGGAAGTAGTAGAAGCTATGATGCCTTATTTAACTGATTACTTTGGAAATGCATCAAGCTTCCATTCATTTGGGAGAGAAGCTAAAGAAGCTTTAGATAAAGCAAGAGCTCAAGTGGCATCATTAATAAATGCTAATCCAAATGAGATATACTTCACAGCTGGTGGAACTGAAAGTGATAACTGGGCTATAGAAGGAGTTGCTTTTGCAAATAGAAATAAAGGAAATCATATAATAACATCTAAAATAGAACATCATGGAGTATTACATCCATGTGAATATTTAGAAAAACATCATGGTTTTGAAGTAACTTATCTAGATGTAGACTCTGAAGGTAGAGTAGATTTAGAACAATTAAAAAACTCTATAAAAGATACAACTACATTAATAACTATAATGTTTGCTAATAATGAAATAGGAACAATACAACCTGTAAAAGAAATAGCTGAAATAGCAAAAGAACATAATATAGTTTTCCATACAGATGCTGTTCAAGCTGCAGGAAATATTAATATAGATGTAAAAGAATTAGGTGTAGACTTAATGAGTATGTCTTCTCATAAAATATATGGACCTAAAGGAATTGGTGCTTTATATATAAAAAGAGGAACTAAACTTCATGCATTTGTACATGGTGGAGCTCAAGAAAGAAAAAGAAGAGCTGGTACAGAAAATATACCAGCAATAGTTGGATATGGTAAAGCAGCAGAGTTAGCAAAAGAAAATATGGACAAACATATAGAAACATTAACTAAGTTAAGAACTAAGTTAATAGATGGAGTATTAGAAAGAATACCTCATACAAGAGTAAATGGAAGTTTGACTGACAGATTACCAGGTAACGTAAACTTTGGATTTGAATTTATAGAAGGTGAAGGAATACTATTATTATTAGATATGTTAGGAATTGGTGCATCAAGTGGTTCGGCATGTACTTCAGGTTCTTTAGATCCATCGCATGTTCTTATGGCAATAGGATTACCACATGAAATAGCTCATGGATCACTTAGACTTTCAATTGGAGATTTTACAACAGAAGAGGATATAGATTATATAATAGAAAACTTACCAAAGGTTATAGAGAGATTAAGAAGTATGTCACCTCTTTATGAATCATATGTAAGAGAACAACAATTAGCAAAATAA
- a CDS encoding RrF2 family transcriptional regulator, producing the protein MKLSTKGRYGLKAMFELSINQSQGPVPLKVIANNQHISEQYLEQIFSKLKKSGIIKSVRGAQGGYLLAKDAKDISVGDILVVLEGPVSLSECVLDEDVCENSGTCVTKIVWEKLKKGIEDVIYSITLQDMINDYNKNRLLDNDITNLISKR; encoded by the coding sequence ATGAAACTATCGACTAAGGGTAGATACGGGTTAAAGGCAATGTTTGAATTATCTATAAATCAAAGCCAAGGTCCGGTACCGCTTAAAGTAATAGCTAATAACCAACACATTTCTGAGCAATATTTGGAACAGATTTTTTCGAAATTAAAAAAATCTGGCATAATAAAAAGTGTAAGAGGTGCACAAGGTGGGTATCTATTAGCTAAGGATGCAAAGGATATAAGCGTTGGAGATATATTAGTAGTACTAGAAGGTCCTGTATCTTTATCTGAATGTGTACTAGATGAAGATGTTTGCGAAAATTCAGGGACTTGTGTAACAAAAATAGTTTGGGAAAAATTAAAAAAGGGTATAGAAGATGTTATATATTCGATTACCCTACAAGATATGATTAATGATTACAATAAAAATAGATTATTAGATAATGATATAACGAATTTAATATCAAAAAGATAG
- a CDS encoding ROK family protein, with protein sequence MYNIGIDVGGTSIKAGLVEDGIITVKASKDVDKSMGFYGVVRDIEYVVNEILREKGMTIEEVRTIGIGIPGVVNKDGHVSCVNLGLKNDPLEMKLKEIFSNVKIVVENDANVAAFAEYKYGSMRGYDVGVMITLGTGVGGGIIINGKPFSGAHGIGSELGHIILDSNYYDCNCGNNGCFETFCSATAIIKYAQKLIGEGKKSTILQFAQNNIENITAKMVFDAYKENDEVAISVVKRFKEYLIRGIVSIVHFIDPEIISIGGGVSNANEIILDGLEEELNKRVIYNGNGIAKIVIAHFKNDAGILGASAL encoded by the coding sequence GTGTACAATATAGGGATTGATGTAGGAGGAACGAGCATTAAAGCTGGTTTAGTTGAAGATGGAATTATAACTGTAAAAGCAAGTAAAGATGTTGATAAAAGTATGGGTTTTTATGGTGTAGTTCGAGATATTGAATATGTGGTAAATGAGATATTAAGAGAAAAAGGTATGACTATAGAGGAAGTAAGAACAATTGGAATAGGAATACCTGGTGTTGTAAATAAGGATGGCCATGTAAGTTGTGTTAACTTAGGACTTAAGAATGACCCTTTAGAAATGAAATTAAAGGAAATATTTTCTAACGTAAAAATAGTAGTGGAAAATGATGCAAATGTAGCTGCATTTGCTGAATATAAATATGGAAGTATGAGAGGGTATGATGTAGGTGTTATGATAACTCTAGGAACTGGAGTTGGTGGAGGTATAATAATAAATGGAAAACCTTTCTCAGGAGCTCATGGAATTGGATCTGAATTAGGACACATAATATTAGATTCAAACTATTATGATTGTAATTGTGGTAATAATGGATGTTTTGAAACCTTTTGTTCAGCTACTGCTATTATAAAATATGCACAAAAACTAATTGGAGAAGGTAAGAAATCTACTATTTTACAATTTGCCCAAAATAACATAGAAAATATAACTGCTAAAATGGTGTTTGATGCTTATAAAGAAAATGATGAAGTAGCTATATCTGTTGTCAAAAGATTCAAAGAGTATTTAATAAGAGGAATTGTAAGTATAGTTCATTTTATAGATCCAGAAATAATATCAATTGGTGGTGGAGTTTCAAATGCTAATGAAATTATTTTAGACGGGTTAGAAGAAGAATTAAATAAAAGAGTTATATATAATGGAAATGGAATTGCTAAAATTGTTATAGCTCATTTTAAAAATGATGCAGGTATATTGGGGGCATCTGCATTATAA
- a CDS encoding GNAT family N-acetyltransferase has protein sequence MIIKLDSSYHNKVIKYLEKEEEFNLLTIGDIERYGYDNYFLNIWAGINIKGDIEGVLVKCFEFIIFYAYDQFNVDEFADLISNMEFTEISGKSNVVDLLAYKLNIVRRRKVKFCKLESKELFKYDDLNIKVKKMRFIHLNKVAKLYEAIEEFENTTVENLRNGLKTGRGYFIEQDKHIVAMAKSTSENKNYAMIVGVGTHPKYRNRGLATKCIVKICSELLDENKIPCLFYDNEKAGEIYHKLGFENIGDWSIYQRNHNQV, from the coding sequence ATGATTATAAAACTTGACTCTTCCTATCATAATAAGGTTATAAAATATTTAGAAAAAGAGGAAGAGTTTAATTTGTTAACAATAGGGGATATTGAAAGGTATGGTTATGATAATTATTTTTTAAACATATGGGCAGGAATAAATATAAAAGGTGATATAGAAGGCGTCCTTGTTAAATGTTTTGAATTTATCATATTTTATGCTTATGACCAATTTAATGTAGATGAATTTGCAGATCTAATAAGTAATATGGAATTTACAGAAATTAGTGGTAAATCCAATGTTGTAGATTTGTTAGCATATAAATTAAATATAGTTAGACGCAGAAAAGTGAAGTTTTGCAAATTAGAAAGTAAAGAATTATTCAAATATGATGATTTAAATATAAAGGTAAAGAAAATGAGATTTATACATCTAAACAAGGTAGCAAAGCTTTATGAAGCTATAGAAGAATTTGAAAATACTACAGTAGAAAATTTAAGGAATGGGTTAAAAACAGGACGAGGTTATTTTATAGAACAAGATAAGCATATAGTAGCAATGGCAAAAAGTACATCTGAAAATAAAAACTATGCAATGATAGTTGGAGTTGGCACACATCCAAAATATAGAAATAGAGGTTTGGCAACTAAATGTATAGTTAAAATATGTTCAGAGCTTTTAGATGAAAATAAAATACCTTGTTTATTCTATGACAATGAGAAAGCAGGAGAAATATACCATAAGTTAGGATTTGAAAATATAGGTGATTGGAGTATATATCAAAGGAATCATAATCAAGTATAA
- a CDS encoding replication-associated recombination protein A → MKPLADRLRPKKIEDMIGQSHIIGEGKVLNKIIKNKSIPNMILYGPPGTGKTTLANIIANATGKKYVKLNAVNCGVKEIKEVIESAKQDLFSFNGIILMLDEIQAMNKKQQQALLEVIEDGSVTLIASTADNPYFVIYKAILSRSSIFEFKTIDKNDIYKGLKRAVKKLPEFYTYDYINIEDEALKAIAETCNGDMRTALNKLELAFNLGIDIAANSVYITLDTVLESSNTKILSFDRGGDDGYSILSAFHKSLRGSDADAAIHYLARLVKAEDMQGITRRLLCVASEDVGLAVPQAITITEACVSSALQLGFPEARIPLAQATVYLAQCPKSNSVVTAIDLALEDLDNIETGDIPLHLKDAHYSGAKDLGRGVDYKYPHDYPNNYVKQQYLPESIKNKKYYTHGNNKNELAFKHFWDNLKK, encoded by the coding sequence ATGAAGCCTTTAGCAGATAGATTACGTCCAAAAAAAATAGAAGACATGATAGGTCAATCACATATAATAGGAGAAGGAAAAGTATTGAATAAAATCATAAAAAACAAATCAATACCTAATATGATATTATATGGTCCACCAGGAACAGGAAAAACAACATTAGCTAATATAATTGCAAATGCAACAGGAAAGAAATACGTAAAATTAAATGCTGTGAACTGTGGAGTTAAAGAAATAAAAGAAGTTATAGAGTCAGCTAAGCAAGATTTATTTTCTTTTAATGGGATTATACTAATGCTAGATGAGATACAAGCTATGAATAAAAAACAACAACAAGCGTTATTGGAAGTCATAGAAGATGGATCTGTCACATTAATAGCAAGTACAGCGGATAATCCATACTTTGTCATATACAAGGCTATACTAAGCCGAAGCTCTATATTTGAATTTAAGACAATAGATAAAAATGATATTTACAAAGGTCTTAAAAGAGCTGTTAAAAAACTACCTGAATTTTATACATATGATTATATAAATATAGAAGATGAGGCACTAAAAGCAATAGCAGAAACTTGCAATGGAGATATGAGAACAGCTTTAAATAAATTAGAGCTGGCATTTAACTTAGGCATAGATATTGCAGCAAATTCTGTTTATATAACTTTAGATACGGTGTTAGAATCTTCGAATACTAAAATATTAAGTTTTGATAGAGGCGGGGATGATGGATACTCAATACTATCAGCATTTCATAAATCTCTAAGAGGATCAGATGCAGATGCAGCTATACATTACCTAGCAAGGCTTGTTAAAGCTGAAGATATGCAAGGAATAACTAGAAGACTTCTATGTGTTGCTAGTGAAGATGTTGGATTAGCTGTACCTCAAGCTATAACAATAACTGAAGCATGTGTATCATCTGCATTACAATTAGGATTTCCAGAAGCTAGAATTCCTCTTGCTCAAGCAACAGTTTATTTAGCTCAGTGCCCAAAATCAAATTCAGTAGTAACGGCAATAGATTTAGCCTTAGAAGATCTAGACAATATAGAGACTGGGGATATTCCACTCCATCTTAAAGATGCTCATTACTCTGGTGCTAAAGACTTAGGTAGAGGAGTAGATTATAAATATCCACACGATTATCCTAATAATTATGTGAAGCAACAATATCTTCCAGAATCTATAAAAAATAAAAAATATTATACTCATGGAAATAATAAAAATGAATTAGCGTTTAAACATTTTTGGGATAATTTAAAAAAATAG